The genomic stretch CGTGCGCGGCGACGCCTCGGGGCAGGCGACCGGCGCACCCACGCGCCCGGGCGTCTACGACGTCCACGCGCTCGTCCGCGACGCCGGCACCCCCGCCCGCCTCGGGGCGCACTCGTGGCGCATCGAGGTGGCGCCGCTCGTCTCGCGGATCAAACCGGCGCGCGGGCCCGAGGGGACCGCCGTGACGATCTCCGGCAGCGGCTTCACGCCGCAGAGCACGGTGCGCTTCGGCTCGGTCCCGGCGGCGAGCGTGACGTATGCCTCGTCACACACCGTGACGGCGGTCGTGCCGGCCGGCCTCGCGCCGGCCACGCCCGTCACCGTGTCGGTGACGACCAACGGCGTCCGCGGAACGGGCCCCGCGTTCACGACGAGCTGACAGCGAGCGTCGATTCTCTCCGCCTGACGCTGAGGAAGTCGACGCTCGGTGGCGGTGGCGGTGGCGGTGGCGGTGGCGGGGCCGGCGGCGGGGCGGTGGCGGGGCCGGCGCGGCGCTCTCGTAGACTCGGTGCAGGCACCGGCCGCGCCCTCGCGCGGGCGGTCGGTGTGCGCGCACATGGCCCTCAGACCCCTCCTTGCACTCATCGAAGACGACCCCGGCGGCTCCACGCTCGTCCGCGACGGCGGGCGCGCGTTCGCGTCGTCGTCGCTGCGCCCGTACGTCCTCGCCGCCCTCGCCGACCAGGACGCGTCGAAGCCCGCGATCGTCGTCGCCGGCGACGACCGCCAGGCCCGCGACCTCGCCGCCGACCTGCGCGCCTGGCTCGCGCCGCGGCGGGTGCGCTTCTACCCGAGCCGCGGCGTCGCGTACGAGTCGCACCTCGCGCCGCCGCCGCACCTCGTGGGCCTGCGCGTCGCGGCACTCGACGCGCTGCTGGATCCGGGCACCGTGGACGCGCCGGTCGTCGTCGTCTCCGCCGTCGCGCTCTCGGAGAAGGTCCCCGACCCCGAGCTGCGCCCGCACTCGCTGCGCCTCGTGGTCGGCGACCTGATCGACGTCGACGAGTTCACCCAGCAGCTCGCCGACGCCGGCTACGAGCGCGTCGACCAGGTCTCCGACCGGGGCCAGTTCGCCGTCCGCGGCGGCATCCTCGACATCTATCCGGCCACCGAGGACCGCGCGGTCCGCGTCGACCTCTTCGACATCGAGATCGAGTCGCTGCGCTGGTTCTCGACGTTCACGCAGCGCTCGCTGGGGGACGCCGAGGCGGTCGAGATCGCGCCGGCCGCCGAGCTCGCGCCCGAGCACCGAGAGCTGGCGGAGATCGCCGCCCTGTCGAGCGAGGACGAGCGGCCCGGGCACCGCGCGCCCAGCACCGACGAAGCTGACGAGCGGTGGTTCGCGCGCGGTCGGATCGCGGAGTTGCTGCCCGTCGACCGCTTCCGCGCGTTCCTCGATCTCGCCCCGGACGACGCGCTCCTGCTCGTCGCCGCCGAGGAGGAGATCGCGCCGGCGCTCGCCGACCACTGGCAGGACGTCTGCGCCGCCTTCCACGCCGAGGACGCCCACGACCTCTACGTCAAGCCCGAGGAGATCCAGGCGGCGCTCGACGCGCGCGCCCGGGTCCGGCTCTCCGCCATCTCCGGCGACCAGCCGATCGAGCTGCGCGGCCAGGCCGCCGACACGGGCTCGCGCTCGCTCAAGGAGGCCGAGTCCGAGCTCGAGAAGCTCGTGCGCTCCGGCTACCGCACGGTCGTGACGTGGGCGCGCCACGGCGAGGGCGAGCGGGCCGCGTACAACCTCGCACGGTTGAAGGCGGGGTGGCTGGACGGCGTGCCGGTCTATGACGCCAGCCTCCATTTCGCCACGGCGTCGCTGCGCGACGGCTTCATCGCGCCGTCGCTCAAGCTCGCCGTCGTCCCCGAGCACCGGCTCATCCGCCGGCGCCGCGCCGAGCCGTCCGGCCCGGCGGTCTCCGGCAAGCGCGGCGTCCTGCGCTCGTTCGCCGACCTGCGCGCCGGCGACATCGTCGTCCACGAGGACCACGGCATCGCCCGCTTCGCCGGCTTCGACACGAGAACCGTCGCCGGCGTGACCCGCGACTACCTGCTGCTCGAGTACGCCGGCGAGGACCGCGTCTTCGTGCCCAGCGACCAGCTGGCGAAGATCTCGCGCTACGTCGGCGCGGGCGGCGAGCACCCGCCGCTGAGCAAGCTCGGCGGCACCCGGTGGGACACGATCAAGGCCCGGGCCCGCCGCGCCGCCCAGGAGCTCGCCGGCGAGCTGCTGAACCTCTACGCCGAGCGCAAGCGCCGCAGCGGCTTCGCCTTCGATCCCGACGGCGACTGGCTGCGCGACTTCGAGGCGAAGTTCCCGCACACCGAGACCGCCGACCAGCGGGAGGCGATCGAGGTGGTCAAGGCCGACATGGAGACCGCGCGGCCGATGGACCGCCTCATCTGCGGCGACGTCGGCTACGGGAAGACCGAGGTGGCGCTGCGCGCCGCGTTCAAGGCGGTCGAGGGCGGCAAGCAGGTCCTGATGCTCGTGCCGACGACGATCCTCGCCCAGCAGCACTTCGGCACGTTCTCCGAACGCCTGCGCGACTACCCCTTCACGATCGAGCACGTCAGCCGCTTCCGGCCCGCCAAGGAGCAGCGCGAGGCCGTCGCGCGCTTCAACCAGGGCAAGGTCGACATCCTCATCGGCACGCACCGCCTGCTGTCGCGCGACGTGCGCCCCAAGGACCTCGGCCTGCTCATCGTCGACGAGGAGCAGCGCTTCGGCGTCAAGCAGAAGGAGCTGCTGCGCCAGCTCAAGCTGCGCGTCGACGTCATCGCGATGAGCGCGACGCCGATCCCGCGCACGCTGCAGATGTCGCTGGCCGGCGTGCGGGACATCTCGGTCATCGAGACGCCCCCCGAGGGCCGGCGGCCCGTGAAGACCTACGTCGGCGAGTACGACGAGGACCTCGTCAAGCAGGCGCTCGAGCGCGAGCACAAGCGCGGCGGCCAGGCGTTCTTCCTGCACAACCGGGTCGAGACGATCGACGAGACCGCCGAGCGGCTGCGGGCCCTGTGCCCGGGGATGACGTTCGCGGTGGGCCACGGCCAGCTCGACGCCGACGAGCTCGAGCAGCGGATGCTGTCGTTCCTGCGCGGCGACGCCGACGTCCTCGTGGCGACGTCGATCATCGAATCGGGCATCGACATCCCGCAGGCGAACACGCTCGTCGTCGAGCGCGCCGACGTCTTCGGCCTCGCCCAGCTCTACCAGATCCGCGGGCGCGTCGGCCGGTCCCGCGAGCGGGCATACGCCTACCTGCTGTATCCGAGCGCCGATGCGCTGACGCAGGAGGCCGCGCAGCGCCTCGCCGCGCTCAGCGACTACACCGAGCTCGGCGCCGGCTTCAAGATCGCCATGCGCGACCTCGAGATCCGGGGCGCCGGCAACCTCCTCGGCGACGAGCAGTCCGGCCACGTCGCCGCGCTGGGCTTCGAGCTGTACCTGCAGATGCTCGACGAGGCGGTGCGCGCCGCGGAGGGCATGGCCGACGACGCGCCCGAGCCGGTGCGCTTGGACGTCAACGTCGACGCCTACGTCCCCGCCGACTACGTCCCGTACGAGCAGGCGAAGATCGACGTGCACCGGCGCATCGCGGGGGCGGCCGAGGTCGCCGACCTGGCGCTGCTGCGCGACGAGCTCGAGGACCGCTTCGGACCCGTCCCGGAGCCGCTGTCGAACCTGATCTCCCTGCAGCAGGCGCGCATCAAGCTCGGCCAGGCCGGCGCGCAGGCCGTGACGTTCCGGGGCGGACGGCTGGCGGTCACGCCGGTCGAGCTCGACTCCGTGCGCGCGAAGCGCATCCGCGAGCAGATCCCCGGCGCGCTGTACGAGTCCGGCAAGTCGCAGCTGTCCGTTCGCGTCCCCGACGACCCCCAGCAGCGCTTCCCCGCGGTCGTCCACGCGGCCGACGTGCTTCTTTCGGTGACTCGAGAGGCCGCTTGATCCGCGGTTCAGGAACTCACGCCACCCTGCGCCGGATGCGCCATCGTTCCGCTACCCTCTCGCGCCCTATGCGCTCGACGCTTCGACTTCTGCTGCCCATCGGGCTCCTCGCCCTGCTCGCCGTCGGCCTGGCGGCCTGTGGCGGCGGCGGTGACGGCGACAACGGCGCCAGCAGCAACGACCTCCCCGGCAACGCCGTCGCCCAGGTCGGCGAGGTGTCCGTGACGAAGGACGACTTCACGCACTGGCTCAACGTGGCGGCCGTCTCGTCGGCCCAGCAGACCGGGGCCAAGGGGGCTGCCGCCCAGGCGCCCGTCCCGCCGGACTTCACGGCCTGCGTGGCGGGCAAGAAGGAGAACGCGCCCAAGCCGGCCAAGGGCCAGCCGACCACGACGGACGCCCAGTACAAGGCGCAGTGCAAGCAGGAGTACGAGTCGCTGCGCGACCAGGTCATGTCGTTCCTGATCTCGGCGCAGTGGATCCAGCAGGAGGCGGCGAAGCGCAACATCACGATCACCGACGCGCAGCTGCAGAAGGACTTCGACAAGACGAAGAAGCAGTCGTTCCCGAAGGACGCCGACTACCAGAAGTTCCTGAAGTCGTCGGGCATGACGGAGCAGGACATCCTCTTCCGGGTCAAGCTGGACTCGCTGAGCAACAAGCTGCGCGAGCAGGTCGTCAAGGGCAAGGACAACGTCACCGACGCCCAGATCGCCACCTACTACAACAAGAACAAGCAGCGCTTCGCGACCCCGGAGACCCGCGACGTGCGCATCGTGCTGACGAAGACCGAGGCGCAGGCCAACGCGGCCAAGAAGGCGCTGGAGGGCGGCGAGAGCTGGAGCAAGGTGGCCAAGCAGTACTCGATCGACGAGGCCTCCAAGGGGCAGGGCGGGCTGCTGTCGGGCATCGCCAAGGGCCAGCAGGAGAAGGCGCTCGACGACGCGCTGTTCGGCGCGAAGAAGAGCACCATCGGCGGCCCGGTCAAGACCCAGTTCGGCTGGTACGTCTACGAGGTCGAGAAGATCACGCCGGCCAACCAGCAGACGCAGCAGCAGGCCTCCGCGACGATCAAGCAGCTCCTGCAGTCCCAGAACCAGCAGAAGGCGCTCGACGGGTTCGTCAAGGACTTCCAGAACCGCTTCAAGGGATCCACCGTCTGCCGCACCGGCTATGTGACGCAGGACTGCAGCAACGCGCCCAAGCAGAAGACGAACACGACGACGACGCCCGCGGGCGGCGCGACGACGAACCCCGCGCCCGCGACGACGGGCTGAGCGGCACTGAGACGAGGCGGCGGTCGCCGAGAGGCGCCGCCGCCATATCCTGGCGTCCGTGCCCGACCGCGACGAGATCACCGAGGCCCTCGGGCGCCTGGACGACCTGACGCGCCGGCTGCGGCGCGAGTGCCCGTGGGACCGCGAGCAGGATGAGCGCTCGATCGTCCCGCACACCGTCGAGGAGGCCTACGAGCTCGCCGACGCCGCCGGCCGCGGCGACGACGCCAAGCTCCTGGACGAGCTCGGCGACGTGCTCTTCCAGGTCCACTTCCTCTCCCTGCTGCTCGAGGAGCGCGGCGCCGGCGACCTCGCCCAGGTCGCCGAGCACTGCCGCCAGAAGCTCATCCGCCGCCACCCGCACGTCTTCGGCACGGCCGAGGTGGACAACGCGGCCGAGGTCCTGGCCAACTGGGACCGCATCAAGGAGGGCGAGGCGGGCCGCGAGCGCGGCGTCTTCGCCGAGGTCCCGGAGAACCTGCCCGGGCCGCTGCTGGCGCGCAAGGTCCAGCGCCGCGCCGCCTCCAGCGGCTTCGACCCGCTCGACGCCGGCGAGGCGCTCGACGCCGCCCGCGCCACCCTCGAGCAGGTGGGCGCCGGCCCGACCGAGGACACGGTCGGCGACGCGCTCTTCGCGCTCGTCAACGTGGCGCGCAAGCACCGCATCGACCCCGAGCTCGCCGTCCGCGCCTCCGCCGCCCGCTTCCGCGGCCGCGTCGAGGCGGCCGTGGCGCTCGCGGAGGCCGCCGGGGCGAGCTGGAGCGACCTGACCGACGACCAGCGGCTCGCGCTGTACGCGCAGTCGCGCCTGACCCCACAGGAGACACCCCAAGACCCATGAGCCAGATCGAGAAGGTCCACGCCCGCCAGATCCTCGACTCCCGGGGCAACCCGACCGTCGAGGTCGAGGTCAGCCTGCGCTCCGGCGCCACCGGCCGCGCCGCGGTCCCCTCGGGCGCGTCGACCGGCGAGTTCGAGGCCACGGAGCTGCGCGACGGCGGCGAGCGCTGGCTGGGCAAGGGCGTCGAGAAGGCGGTGGCCAACGTCAACGGGGAGATCGCCGAGGCGGTCGCGGGGCACGACGCCACCGACCAGGCCGGCCTGGACCGCGCGATGATCGACCTCGACGGCACGCCGAACAAGTCGCGCCTCGGCGCGAACGCGGTCCTCGGCGTCTCGCTGGCCGCCGCCCACGCCGCCGCGGCCGAGGAGGGGCTCCCGCTGTGGCGCTACCTGGGCGGGGAGGCCGCCCACGTCCTGCCGGTGCCGATGATGAACGTCCTCAACGGCGGCGCGCACGCCGACAACTCCGTCGACTTCCAGGAGTTCATGATCGTCCCGGTCGGCGCGCCGACCTTCGCCGAGTGCCTGCGCGTGGGCACCGAGGTCTTCCACGCGCTCAAGGGCACGCTGCACGCCCGCGGGCTGGCCACGGCCGTGGGCGACGAGGGCGGCTTCGCGCCGAACCTCGAGTCCAACGAGGCGGCGCTGCAGGCGCTCGTGGAAGGGATCGAGGCGGCCGGCTACACGCCCGGCGACGAGGTGGCGATCGCCATGGACCCGGCCACGAGCGAGCTCTACGACGACGGCGTGTACCACCTCGAGCACGAGGGCCGCAAGCTCTCCTCCGACGACCTCGCCGCGTACTGGGCCGACCTCAGCGACCGCTACCCGATCCTCTCCATCGAGGACGGCATGGACGAGGAGGACTGGGACGGCTGGAAGGTCCTCACCGACCGCATCGGCGGTCGCGTCCAGCTCGTCGGCGACGACCTCTTCGTCACGAACACGCAGCGCCTGCGGCGCGGCATCGAGCTGGGCGTCGGCAACTCGATCCTGATCAAGGTCAACCAGATCGGCACGCTGAGCGAGACACTCGACGCGATCGCCACCGCGCGCGGCGCCGGCTACACCGCGGTGATGTCGCACCGCTCCGGCGAGACCGAGGACGTCACGATCGCCGACCTCGCCGTCGCGACCGGCTGCGGCCAGATCAAGACCGGCGCCCCGTCGCGCAGCGACCGCGTGGCCAAGTACAACCAGCTGCTGCGCATCGAGGAGCAGCTCGGCGCCGACGCCACGTTCCCGGGCCGCTCGGTCTTCCGCTCGTAGGCCGCGCAGGAATCCGCGGCGCGCCCGCGAACGACCCAGTGGATGCATCGAGTTCGCTGGGACCGGGTGGGGCGCGTCGCGCTGCTCTGCGTGCTGCTGGGCATCGTCGCCCTCTACGTCGGCCCGGCCCGGTCGTACTGGACGGCGCTGGGCGAGTCCAAGACCAAGAACGCGGAGGTGCAGCGCCTGCAGCTCGAGCACGACCGGCTGCAGGCCCGCAAGCGGGCCCTGAGCCAGCCGGACACCCTGGAGCGCGAGGCGCGCAAGCTCGGCTACGTCCTGCCGGGGGAGAAGGCCTACGTGATCGAGGACCTGCCGTCGGGCTGAGCCGCCCGGCGCCGGGGTCCATCCGGCGGGCGCCCGGGCGTGGCTACGCTGGGCGCGATGCCCTACGAGACCGCGGTGTTCGACTGGCGCGCCGGCGATCGGACCGTGCAGAGCGCGGTCCCCGACGAGCGGCTGGCCATGGAACGCGTGGTCGAGGCGCTGATGGCCGAGCTGCGCCGCCGCATCGGCATCACGTTCACCGTCGACGAGCTCGCGTGCCTCTACGACCAGGGCACCGACTGGACGCTCGAGGTGGCCCAGCGGGTCGCCCCCGACGCGCCGTGGGCGTGGGACGCCTCCACGGTCGCCGACGCGGCCTTCCACCGCTACCTGCGCGGCGCGAGCGACTACGCCGGCGGCCGGCGGCTCACCGACTGACCGCCACGGCCCGCCTGAAGCGCCAGCGGCGCCCCAGGACGGCGAAGCCGAGCCGGCGGTAGAGCTCCCGCGGCCAGTCGTCCTCGTCGGCCCACAGGAACGTCAGATCGTGCCCGGCGCGCCGCGAGGCCTCCAAGGCGGCGAGGACGACCGCCTGGGCGTGGCCGCGCCCGCGGTACGCGTGGCGGGTCTGGACGTCCTCGATCTGGCCGATCGCGCCGTCGGTGTACAGCTTGGCCATCGAGGCGATGGTGCCGTCGGGTGCGGTCGAGGCGAAGGCCCGCTCGCTCATGGCGCGCCCCACGACCAGGTCGGCGACCTCGATCGCCGCGAGCGTGGCCTCGTCGAAGCCGTCCTCCCGCGTCGCCGCGCGCCGCGGCAGGACGATGTCGGGCGCCGGTACCTCGCGCGCCGCCTGGCGCGGTGTCCGGTCGGCGGGCACGGCGCCGGCGACCATCGCGACGTGGCGCTCGATCGTCCAGCCCGCGCGGGCCAGGTCGGCGGCCAGGCGGGTGACGTCGGCGGGCTCGTCGACGATCAGCATCCGGTGCGCCAGGCCGGCCAGCGCGGCGTCGGCGTCGGCGACGAGCTCGGCGGTCGCCGCGGCCGGGCGCTCGACGTAGACGAAGTTCAGATCCCAGAACGCCGGCTCGGAGAACCGGAACGCGCAGCCGTGCGGCGTCGGGGCGCGCGTCGCGACCCGCCCGCGCAGGGCGAGGTCGAAGGCCCGCACACGGGCCCAGGCGGTGGGGTCGTCAGTCCTCGTCGTCGCCGTCGACCGAGGCGCGGCGGATGATGATCTGGTCGGACTCGATCGTCACCTCGACCGGGCGGTGACCCGCCCAGTGCTCGGCGTAGATCGGGTTCTCCTCCACGGCCGGGTCGAGCCACAGTCCGTAGCCCTCCTCGCCATGGTCGAAGGTTCCCTCGAGGACGCCCGCCGAGCTGCGGGAGCTGGTGCTCCTGCTGCTCCGTCCGCGGCCACGGCGGCCGCGACGGCGCGAGCTCGTCGACTTGTCCTCGGAGTCCGCCTCGTCGTCGTCCTTCGGGCCCTCGGCCTCGGCGCGAGCCGCCTCGGCGGCTTCGGCGGCCTCGGCGGCGGCCTTCTCGGCTTCGAGCTCGGCGGCGATGAGCGCGTCGTCCTCCGCGCGCAGATCGATCTCGTCGTCGAAGTCGACGGCGGGTGCGCCCTCGCCGTTCTCCGGCGGATCGGCGCTGAGATCGTTCTCGCGTTTGAAGGCCTCGATCTGCTGCACGGTCACCTCGAGTTGATGGGCGACCCACGCATCCGTTCGACCTTGACGCACCCATGTGCGAATCTGATTGAGGTGGGGACGCAATGAGCGGCGTGCCATGAGGGGCGGGACCCTAGCGAAAGTTCTCAGGCAGCCGCACGTTTCATCCCCTACCGGGCCGGGGAGGCCGGTCCGGAGTACAGTGCCCGAGGCAGGGAGGTGCCAGTCGAATGCTGGTCCTGACACGCAAGTCCAACCAGAGCATCATGATCGGCGACGACATCGAGGTGTCTGTCTTGTCGATCATGGGAGAGAAGGTCCGCATCGGCATCCAGGCGCCTCGGGACATCCCGGTGTTCCGCAAGGAGGTCTACCTCGAGATCCAGGAGGAGCGCGGGGGCGTGGGCGTCGCAGTGGGCGACGCGCGGCGCACGACCGAGCCGGCCGGGGGCCTGCGGGCCCAGGTGGACGACGAGCTGCGCAAGCTCGGCGGCGCCTAGACGCGGCGCAGGAGCGTGATCGGCGGGCGGCGGCTCCGGGCCGCCGTCAGCCCATCACGATGAAGAGGATCTCGAACATGCCGATCGTCACGCCGACGGCGGTGGCGATCAGCATGAGCACGAGCAGCACGAATCGGACGGAGCCGTGCCGGTGACGGCGCTGGATCGTGCGCCGCCGGGCGCGGTCGATCGCCGTCTGGCGCAGCTCGTGGCGACGCTCGCGATCCTCCTGTGATTCCTCGACGAACGCTCGCTCGAGGTCGGCGAGGCTCTGGCGCATCCTCAGGGCCATCGGCACGAAGCGTACCCCTCGCGGCCGCTCAACGGGTGTTCAGCATGCTTGCCATAACCCCCTCCGGTGCTCCCGCGCCTGCCGCTGCAGCTGCGCGAACCGGTCCGCGTATCGGACGTTCGGCGGCACCGTGAGCGTCCGCGCGTAGCCGTCGCGCACGAGCGCGGCATTGACGAACGTCCCGTCGCCCACGCGGTAGACGTAGGCGAGCAGGCGGCCGTAGCGGTCGCGGCGCTCGACGTCGAAGCGCAGGCGGACGTCCTCGCCGCCCACGAGCTGCTCGTTGTGCGCCGACGCGCGCTTGGCGAAGCACTGCACCGGCGTGCCCGGCTTGACCGACTCCGGCGTGTCGATGCCGATGTAGCGCACCGTCTCGTCCGTGCCGTCGAGATCGACGTGGATCGTGTCGCCGTCCACGACACGCGTGACCTCCCCCGCGACGCCCTTCGGGGCGCGGTCCGAGCGCTGCGCCGCGAGCCGCGCCGCGAAGACCGCGACGATCAGGACGACGACGGTGATGACGGCGCGACGAGGCATCCCCGCCACCGTGTCACACGGGGCGGCGGGGACGCAGGACCCGTTGCAGAGTCGTGACGAAGCGGGCCGCGAGCGCGGGCGCTACGCGACCGTCACCTCGTCGGAGAGGTACACGTCCTGGATCGCGTGCAGGAGCCCGATGCCCTCGTCCATCGGGCGCTGGAACGCCTTGCGCCCGGAGATGAGGCCCGACCCGCCGGCGCGCTTGTTGATCACCGCGGTGCGGACCGCCTCGGCGACGTCGGTCTGGCCCGACGAGGCGCCGCCGCTGTTGATGAGGGGTGCGCGGCCCAGGTAGCAGTTCACGACCTGCCAGCGGCAGAGGTCGATCGGGTTGTCGGTCGTCAGCTTGTCGTAGACCAGCTGGCTGGTCTTGCCGAAGTCCTTGCCCATCGCGAGGTAGCCGCCGTTGTTCTCGGGCAGCTTCTGCTTGATGATGTCGGCCTCGATCGTCGTGCCGATGTGGTTGGCCTGGCCGGTCAGGTCGGCGGAGACGTGGTAGTCGACCCCGTCCTTCTTGAACGCCGGGTTGCGCAGGTAGCACCACAGCACCGTGAACATGCCGAGCCGGTGGGCCTCCTCGAACGCGCGCGCCACCTCGACGATCTGCCGGTTGCTCTCCTCGGAGCCGAAGTAGATCGTCGCGCCCACGCCCGCCGCGCCGAGCTCGTGCGCGCGCTGCGCCGTGGCGAACATCGTCTGGTCGAACTGGTTCGGGTACGTCAGCAGCTGGTTGTGGTTGAGCTTGACGATGAACGGGAACTTGTGGGCCCACTTGCGACTGACCGCGCCCATCACCCCGATCGTCGACGCGAACGCGTTGCAGCCGCCCTCGACCGCCAGCTCGACGAGGTTCTCGGGATCGAAGTAGATCGGGTTGGGCGCGAACGACGCGGCGCCGGAGTGCTCGATGCCCTGGTCGACGGGGAGGATCGAGTAGTAGCCCGTGCCGGCCAGGCGCCCGGAGTGCAGCATCCACTGGAGGTTGCGCAGCACGTTGGTCGACCGGTCGGTGTCGACCATGACCCGGTCGACGAAGTCGGGGCCGGGAAGGTGCAGGTTGGCCTTGTCGACGGTGGAGCAGACGTGGTTGAGCAGGGACTCAGTCTCATCGCCCAGCAGCTCCTCAAGGCGGGTGGAGGTCATCTCGGTTGCGGCCACAACGGTCTCCTCGGTGATCAGATCGTGTCGATGTCTCCAGACTACCCCGGGGAGTGAGCGGGGCCACTAGGCTCCCGCGCCGAGCGATGGAGCACCACTTCTCCGGCCCCAACTTCACGATCGGCGTGGAGGAGGAGCTCATGATCGTCGACGGCGAGACCATGGATCTCGTCAACGCGATCGAGAGCTTCCTCGAGGACTCCCCCGTGGGAGCGATCAAGCCCGAGCTCATGGAGTCCGTGCTGGAGGTCTCCACCGACCCGTGCTCGAGCATCGGCGAGGCCGAGCGCCAGCTGCGCGCGCTGCGCGGCCAGGTGCGCGAGATCGCCGCGCAGAAGGGCCTGGCGATCGGCTCCGCGGGCACCCACCCGTTCGCGATGTGGGAGGACCAGCGCATCGTCGGGCGCACCCGCTACCGGGACCTCATCTCCGCGCTGCGCTTCGTCGCGCGCCAGGAGCTCATCTTCGGTATGCACGTGCACATCGGCCTCGATGACGCCGACATGGCGATCCACGTGGCCAACGGCATGCGGGTCCACGTCGGCGTGCTGCTGGCGCTGTCGGCCAACTCGCCGTTCTGGCGCGCCGACTCGACCGGCCTGCAGTCGACGCGCACGCCGATCTTCCGGGCGTTTCCCCGGGTCGGCATCCCGCCGCGCTACGAGGGCTGGGACGACTACGAGCGCCGGGTCGAGTTCATGGTCGAGTCCGGCGTCGTCGAGGACTACACGTGGCTCTGGTACGACGTGAGGCCGCACCCGAACTTCGGCACGGTGGAGATCCGCGCGATGGACTCGCAGACGCGCGTCGAGCACACGATCGGCATCACCGCGCTCGTGCAGGCGATGGTCAAGGAGCTCGCCGAGCACTACCGCGACGGCAAGCACCTCACGGACTACCCCTGGGAGATGCTCGACGAGAACAAGTGGCTGGCCTCCCGCCACGGCCTCGACGGCGAGCTCGTCGACCTCCCGTCCAACGAGCGCGTCCCCACGCGCGAGCTGGTGCGGCGCCTGCTCGACCGCCTGCGCCCGCACGCCGAGGACCTCGGATCCGCCGATGCCTTCGATGCGATCGAGGATCTCCTGGCCCGCGGCAACGGCGCCGCGCG from Capillimicrobium parvum encodes the following:
- the mfd gene encoding transcription-repair coupling factor — protein: MALRPLLALIEDDPGGSTLVRDGGRAFASSSLRPYVLAALADQDASKPAIVVAGDDRQARDLAADLRAWLAPRRVRFYPSRGVAYESHLAPPPHLVGLRVAALDALLDPGTVDAPVVVVSAVALSEKVPDPELRPHSLRLVVGDLIDVDEFTQQLADAGYERVDQVSDRGQFAVRGGILDIYPATEDRAVRVDLFDIEIESLRWFSTFTQRSLGDAEAVEIAPAAELAPEHRELAEIAALSSEDERPGHRAPSTDEADERWFARGRIAELLPVDRFRAFLDLAPDDALLLVAAEEEIAPALADHWQDVCAAFHAEDAHDLYVKPEEIQAALDARARVRLSAISGDQPIELRGQAADTGSRSLKEAESELEKLVRSGYRTVVTWARHGEGERAAYNLARLKAGWLDGVPVYDASLHFATASLRDGFIAPSLKLAVVPEHRLIRRRRAEPSGPAVSGKRGVLRSFADLRAGDIVVHEDHGIARFAGFDTRTVAGVTRDYLLLEYAGEDRVFVPSDQLAKISRYVGAGGEHPPLSKLGGTRWDTIKARARRAAQELAGELLNLYAERKRRSGFAFDPDGDWLRDFEAKFPHTETADQREAIEVVKADMETARPMDRLICGDVGYGKTEVALRAAFKAVEGGKQVLMLVPTTILAQQHFGTFSERLRDYPFTIEHVSRFRPAKEQREAVARFNQGKVDILIGTHRLLSRDVRPKDLGLLIVDEEQRFGVKQKELLRQLKLRVDVIAMSATPIPRTLQMSLAGVRDISVIETPPEGRRPVKTYVGEYDEDLVKQALEREHKRGGQAFFLHNRVETIDETAERLRALCPGMTFAVGHGQLDADELEQRMLSFLRGDADVLVATSIIESGIDIPQANTLVVERADVFGLAQLYQIRGRVGRSRERAYAYLLYPSADALTQEAAQRLAALSDYTELGAGFKIAMRDLEIRGAGNLLGDEQSGHVAALGFELYLQMLDEAVRAAEGMADDAPEPVRLDVNVDAYVPADYVPYEQAKIDVHRRIAGAAEVADLALLRDELEDRFGPVPEPLSNLISLQQARIKLGQAGAQAVTFRGGRLAVTPVELDSVRAKRIREQIPGALYESGKSQLSVRVPDDPQQRFPAVVHAADVLLSVTREAA
- a CDS encoding MazG family protein, with the translated sequence MPDRDEITEALGRLDDLTRRLRRECPWDREQDERSIVPHTVEEAYELADAAGRGDDAKLLDELGDVLFQVHFLSLLLEERGAGDLAQVAEHCRQKLIRRHPHVFGTAEVDNAAEVLANWDRIKEGEAGRERGVFAEVPENLPGPLLARKVQRRAASSGFDPLDAGEALDAARATLEQVGAGPTEDTVGDALFALVNVARKHRIDPELAVRASAARFRGRVEAAVALAEAAGASWSDLTDDQRLALYAQSRLTPQETPQDP
- a CDS encoding FtsB family cell division protein, yielding MHRVRWDRVGRVALLCVLLGIVALYVGPARSYWTALGESKTKNAEVQRLQLEHDRLQARKRALSQPDTLEREARKLGYVLPGEKAYVIEDLPSG
- a CDS encoding peptidyl-prolyl cis-trans isomerase, with protein sequence MRSTLRLLLPIGLLALLAVGLAACGGGGDGDNGASSNDLPGNAVAQVGEVSVTKDDFTHWLNVAAVSSAQQTGAKGAAAQAPVPPDFTACVAGKKENAPKPAKGQPTTTDAQYKAQCKQEYESLRDQVMSFLISAQWIQQEAAKRNITITDAQLQKDFDKTKKQSFPKDADYQKFLKSSGMTEQDILFRVKLDSLSNKLREQVVKGKDNVTDAQIATYYNKNKQRFATPETRDVRIVLTKTEAQANAAKKALEGGESWSKVAKQYSIDEASKGQGGLLSGIAKGQQEKALDDALFGAKKSTIGGPVKTQFGWYVYEVEKITPANQQTQQQASATIKQLLQSQNQQKALDGFVKDFQNRFKGSTVCRTGYVTQDCSNAPKQKTNTTTTPAGGATTNPAPATTG
- the eno gene encoding phosphopyruvate hydratase gives rise to the protein MSQIEKVHARQILDSRGNPTVEVEVSLRSGATGRAAVPSGASTGEFEATELRDGGERWLGKGVEKAVANVNGEIAEAVAGHDATDQAGLDRAMIDLDGTPNKSRLGANAVLGVSLAAAHAAAAEEGLPLWRYLGGEAAHVLPVPMMNVLNGGAHADNSVDFQEFMIVPVGAPTFAECLRVGTEVFHALKGTLHARGLATAVGDEGGFAPNLESNEAALQALVEGIEAAGYTPGDEVAIAMDPATSELYDDGVYHLEHEGRKLSSDDLAAYWADLSDRYPILSIEDGMDEEDWDGWKVLTDRIGGRVQLVGDDLFVTNTQRLRRGIELGVGNSILIKVNQIGTLSETLDAIATARGAGYTAVMSHRSGETEDVTIADLAVATGCGQIKTGAPSRSDRVAKYNQLLRIEEQLGADATFPGRSVFRS
- a CDS encoding GNAT family N-acetyltransferase; this translates as MRAFDLALRGRVATRAPTPHGCAFRFSEPAFWDLNFVYVERPAAATAELVADADAALAGLAHRMLIVDEPADVTRLAADLARAGWTIERHVAMVAGAVPADRTPRQAAREVPAPDIVLPRRAATREDGFDEATLAAIEVADLVVGRAMSERAFASTAPDGTIASMAKLYTDGAIGQIEDVQTRHAYRGRGHAQAVVLAALEASRRAGHDLTFLWADEDDWPRELYRRLGFAVLGRRWRFRRAVAVSR
- a CDS encoding type III secretion system chaperone codes for the protein MPYETAVFDWRAGDRTVQSAVPDERLAMERVVEALMAELRRRIGITFTVDELACLYDQGTDWTLEVAQRVAPDAPWAWDASTVADAAFHRYLRGASDYAGGRRLTD